The genomic window AGCCTGCGAAGTCCTTCCCCGTGCTGCCCTCGCTCCGGAGTCCGGCGCACTGTTCGGCGTAAACCTGGACTGGCATAACAAATCGCTGGCCGATTTCGCCAAGGACCTGGGCCAAAAACCGGCAGTCAGCGTCTCGTTCACCGGCTTTCCGCTGACTACCAAGGACGAGGATGATCTCCGGCGGGCAGTAGAACAGATTCGGGCCGACGGCCAGATGATGCTTTTGACGCTGGAACCGCACAATGGACTTGCCACCATCACTGAGGAAACCGCCGCAGCCTTGGCGAAGGACCTCGCCGAATTCAACGACGACGGTGTCCCCGTCATCGTGCGGTTCGCCCACGAGATGAACGGTTCCTGGTACGCCTGGTCCCAGCAGCCCCAAGCGTATAAGGAAGCTTTCCAGACGCTTGCCAACGCCGTGCACTCCACCGCGCCGGGGTCGGCAATGATGTGGGCGCCCAACTACGGCGGCGGCTACCCCTTCGCCGGAGGGCAGTTCGAAGCCAAACCAGGCACGCCGGAATTTGCCGCCCTGGACACCAACGGCGACTCCGCACTGACCATGGAGGATGACTCCTACGCGCCCTACTACCCGGGCGATGACGCTGTGGACTGGGTCGGCATGTCGCTGTACCACTGGGGCAACACATATCCGTGGGGTGAGAACGAACTCCCCGAACCCCACAAGTTTGCCGATCAACTCACCGGAAACTACCGCGGTGCCAATGGTGATGACAGCCTGCTCCCGGATTTCTACGGCGTATACGGCACCCAGCATGGCAAACCGGTGGCCATCCCTGAGACGGCCGCCCTCTTCGCACCATCAGCCGGTGGCGAGTCCGAAGCCGCCATCAAGGAAGCGTGGTGGGGCCAGCTCTTCAGCCCCGGGACGCATCAGCAATTCCCGCAACTCAAGATGATCAACTGGTTCGAGTGGGACAAGGATGAAGTGGAAGTAAAGGGCCGGGTGGATTGGACCGTAACCAACGCGCCCGGGATTCGTGATTCCTTTACCGCAGCGCTCCCGGGCTGGTTCCGCTTCGGTCCCGGGGAGGCCTGCCAACCCCGGCAGTGACAACTGGTGCAGGCGTCTGTTCAGGCTCGGCCAGGAACGACGCCAGCCGCTCCAACGCCGGGAGGCTCGCCGCGATCTGCTCCCGTTCTTCCGGAAGCAGGCGGGCGCTCGCGGCGATGAGGGCGTCCGCCCAAGAACCCTCCAGGAGCGTTTTGATCCGCCGGGACTCGTCTGTTGGGTGGAGGGACACGTAACGCTTGTCCGAGGCATCCTTGACGCGGGTGACCATCCCGACCGCCACGAGTTCGCGCAGTTGCGAGCTCACGTTGCTCAACTGCCGGCCGAGCCGGGCCGCTACCTCGGCAACGGTGATGCCCGGATGCGATTCAACAACCCGCAGTATCTCGAGCATGCCGTTCGAAATGGGAGGCAGGCCGGTCTCGTTGAGCGACTTGCGCCGGATGTCGGACGAGATGTCGATCATGCAGGCGGCCAAGGCCTTATGGTCCACGGTCTCTTTTCCCATTCCACAAGCATAGGTGGGGGTGGACCCCTTCAATCTGCCCGCCGTCGCCTGCGATACTCGCAGCATGATCAACCAGCAACAACTCTGGGACCACCATGCCGCAAAGCAGTACGACACTCCCGGCGAGGGAATGTTCTCCCCTGGGGTGCTTGGTCCCACTGTTGAGGTCTTGTCGGAACTTGCGGCGGGCGGTCCCGCCGTCGAATTTGCCATTGGTACCGGACGGGTTGCCATACCGCTGCAGGAAGCGGGGGTGCCGGTCAGCGGTATTGAGTTATCCCACGCGATGATCGCGCGCCTGCGCGAGAAAGTGGGGGAGGAGCGCATCCCGGTGGTCCAGGGCGATATGGCCGAGGCTTCGATAGGCGCCGATTACACGTTGGCATTCCTGGTTTTCAACACCATCGCCAATCTCCTGACACAGGAGGAACAAGTCCGGGGTTTCCACAACGCTGCCCGCCACTTGGCACCCGGCGGCCGGTTCGTCGTCGAGCTCTGGGTACCGCAGCTGCGTTCACTGCCGCCCGGGCACGGCGGGACAGTGGAAGTGAGCCGGCCCGGGTACCTCCTGGTGGACACCTACGACGTTCTTCGGCAGCACGTCATCTCACACCACGTGCAGTTCGGCCCCGAACTTTCGGACGGGCGCGAAGCACAGATCGGGCGGACTCCACACCGTTACATCTGGCCGGCCGAACTCGACCTCATGGCACGGATAGCCGGATTTGAGCTCGAATCCCGTTGGGCCGATTGGGATCGCAGCGAGTTCACTGCAGAGTCCCGCAGCCACGTGTCCGTGTACCGGCTGCCTGACCAGCGGATGACCTGAGCGGCGGATGACCAGGGCGGCGGATGACCAGCGCGGCATTATGCTCGAATGGTTGCCGGGCATGACGCCGCGGCACGCCGTATTGGGGGAATAGTGAAATTCAGATTCAAGGCTGCCTTGGTCGCGGTGGTTCTTTCCACCGGGTTGGTTGCGTGCACCTCGCAGGATGCACCCACTGACCTGAATCCGCCGATGCCCACGGAGGCTTCCCCCACAGACTCCGCCGCCGACGCACCCACTGCCGCGGCGCACGCCCCCACAGCGTCCGCTGCCGACGACGCCCCACCTGCGCTGGGCGACACCGTTGCCGATTCCTTCGGCAACGCGCTCTTTTACACGACGGTCGACGGCGACACCCTCACCAACGTCGCGGCCTCCTTTGGGCTCTCCTCCGCGAAGCTTGCCGGCTTCAACGGAGTCGTAGCTGACACGCCACTCGGATCCGGAACCAAGCTCCGCCTCATCCCGGGACCCGGGCCAATCACTGGTGCCACGGGAGAAGCCACCGAGGATGCATCCGGCATCCCTACGAGCTACGTCATCGCGGCGGGCGACACCCTGGACGGGATCTCCTACCGTTTCGGAATCAGCGGCAAGCAGTTGGCCGAAGCCAACAAGGTCCCTTACGTGTACGAGCAAGGCAACACGTACTTCATCCGTTCAGGACACACCATCCAGCTGCAAAAGAAGCCTGTGGACAGCCGTTCAGGTGCCGGCGACACCATCCACAATTCCTTCGGTCAGCCCATTTTCTACACCACAGTGGACGGCGATTCCTTTGACAGCCTCGGCTACCAGTTCAGGTCCACCACCGAACAATTGCTGATGTACAACCCTTCCCTCTCAGCCGGCATGCCCATCCCTGCCGGCACGAAAATGAGGTTGATTCCCGGAGATCTTGCCATCGAGGGCGCCCGGGGCACCTTCACCGCAGACGCTGATGGAATCCCTTTGACGTACACGACGGCGGTTGGAGACACGGAGCGGCAAGTCGCCTTCCGGTTCAGCGTAGTTGACCTCAGTTCAGCGAACAGGCCCCTGTCGGGCACCGCTGGCTCCTGGTACGAGGTTGTCGACCGGCCGAACGGGGTGCTCGCGCCCGGACAAACCGTCAGCCTGGCTCTCAACAAACCCATCAACAGGTAGCCCGTGGGTGGGTAGGCCGCGGGTCGGTAGCCTGCGGGTGGGTAGGCCGCGGGTGGGTAGGCCGCGGGTTAAGGAAACGCTCCGGGGCTGTGCCAGTTCCCCTGACAGGGGTAGAGTCGGCGCATGCCTTCAACGCGCCGATTTACTTGCCCCCGACCGGTCTCCGGTCGCGAGGGCTGGATGGCGCGCGCCTAGGTCCTGGCGGCGGAGCGGGTCGGGGGAGGAAGCCCCTCAACCATCTCAACCCAAGGACCAGCAATGCCTACCTATCTCACCCCTGCACAGCTTCACGCAGCCTTGAACGTCCGGGACCTTTCGAATCCCGATCAGGGCCACCATGCAATGCAATCGCTCCTCAGCGACGTGGTGCACGGTCTACGCGAGCAGTGGAACGTGCCTCAGCAAACAGTTCGACACAGTCCATTGGTCAGCGTTGCCGACAACTACGATCGACTGGGTTTCAGCCCGGCCGACGTCACTCGCGACCAACGGTATTCCCGCTACGTCAGCCCTACGGTCATGTTGCGGAGTCACACATCGGCTTCCATTCCTGCGCTCCTGCGGGGGCTTGATCCGTCCCAGCCCCTGGACGAGCTCTGGGTGATCCCCGGCCTTGTCTATCGGCGTGACTCCATAGACCGCACCCACGTCAGCACGCCCCATCAGGTGGACTTGTGGCGCGTTGGTTCCACCAGTGCCCTGGGCTCCAAGCATCTCCAGGAGATGATCGAAACCTTGGTGACAGCGGTACTCCCGGACGCTCAATGGAGGGCAGTCCCGTCTCCGCACCCCTACACGTACGGGGGCTTGCAGATTGACGTCCGCTGCGACGGCGAGTGGCTGGAACTGGCGGAGTGCGGGCTCATGGCCCCGAAGCTCTTCCTGGATGCGGGTCTGGATCCGGGAAAGTGGTCGGGCCTGGCCTTGGGGATGGGATTGGACCGTGCCCTCATGCTCCGCAAAGGCATTCCCGATATCAGGCTGCTCAGGTCATCGGCCCCGGGGATCCAACAGCAAATGCTGGACTTGTCACCGTGGAAACCGTCCTCCAGGATGCCTTCGATCCGAAGAGACCTTTCCATTGTTGTTGACAGCGGTATGGACGATGAAGTGCTCGGAGACCGGGTTCGTTCGGCTCTGGGGGAGAGGGCTGAGGACCTGGAAAGCGTGGAGCTTATGGCACTCACGCCAAGCCAGGAGCTTCCCGAGGCCGCGAGGAATCGGCTCCGTATCCGCGACGGGCAGTCCAACGCCCTGATTCGGATGGTGATGCGTCCCCTTGCCAGGACAATGACCGATCCAGAAGCGAATCGGGTCCGGGACGATGTCTACCTGGCCCTGCACGAAGGCCCCGTCAAGGAACTCATTTCGGGCCGATAGGGCTGGGCTGCCGGGCAGGAGGATTGTGCTGCAGGCCAGACAAGCCGCGTGACAGGCGAGGTTTGCTGCGCTGTGCCGGTGGTCCGCTTTGGCTGCCGGCACAGCTGACCATAGATGAGCCAACGCTGGCGAAAAGGCACTGCGTGTGGGATTGCTAGTCTGAAGTCATGACCCGTCGCCTTGCAGCCCTGTCCGCCGTCCCCGTCGTGTTGCTGCTCGCGGGCTGCGGAGCCGTGGAGGAAGCAGCCACCAGCGCGGCCAGTGACGCCGCATCCAAGGTCGCTACCGCAGCTGCCGATGAAGTAACCAAGCAGATCTGCGCCGTGGTCCAGGACGGATTGGTGGGTGTCGAGGATAAGCAGGTGCTGGCGGGCCTGGTAACAGCTGCCGATGCCGCAGGCGTGCCGTCGGACATCACCACGCCCCTTCGCCAGATCGCCGACGCCGGAGACCAGGTTCCGGCCGAGTCCGTCCAGGCACTGAAGAGTGCTTG from Arthrobacter sp. StoSoilB20 includes these protein-coding regions:
- a CDS encoding class I SAM-dependent methyltransferase; its protein translation is MINQQQLWDHHAAKQYDTPGEGMFSPGVLGPTVEVLSELAAGGPAVEFAIGTGRVAIPLQEAGVPVSGIELSHAMIARLREKVGEERIPVVQGDMAEASIGADYTLAFLVFNTIANLLTQEEQVRGFHNAARHLAPGGRFVVELWVPQLRSLPPGHGGTVEVSRPGYLLVDTYDVLRQHVISHHVQFGPELSDGREAQIGRTPHRYIWPAELDLMARIAGFELESRWADWDRSEFTAESRSHVSVYRLPDQRMT
- a CDS encoding MarR family winged helix-turn-helix transcriptional regulator, which translates into the protein MGKETVDHKALAACMIDISSDIRRKSLNETGLPPISNGMLEILRVVESHPGITVAEVAARLGRQLSNVSSQLRELVAVGMVTRVKDASDKRYVSLHPTDESRRIKTLLEGSWADALIAASARLLPEEREQIAASLPALERLASFLAEPEQTPAPVVTAGVGRPPRDRSGTSPGALR
- a CDS encoding glycosyl hydrolase, producing MGEQPEAGRDARKANRAELWRAFALPAVIGLAVLGIAAVNFANGLTEKQAQTASGLKACEVLPRAALAPESGALFGVNLDWHNKSLADFAKDLGQKPAVSVSFTGFPLTTKDEDDLRRAVEQIRADGQMMLLTLEPHNGLATITEETAAALAKDLAEFNDDGVPVIVRFAHEMNGSWYAWSQQPQAYKEAFQTLANAVHSTAPGSAMMWAPNYGGGYPFAGGQFEAKPGTPEFAALDTNGDSALTMEDDSYAPYYPGDDAVDWVGMSLYHWGNTYPWGENELPEPHKFADQLTGNYRGANGDDSLLPDFYGVYGTQHGKPVAIPETAALFAPSAGGESEAAIKEAWWGQLFSPGTHQQFPQLKMINWFEWDKDEVEVKGRVDWTVTNAPGIRDSFTAALPGWFRFGPGEACQPRQ
- a CDS encoding LysM peptidoglycan-binding domain-containing protein; protein product: MVAGHDAAARRIGGIVKFRFKAALVAVVLSTGLVACTSQDAPTDLNPPMPTEASPTDSAADAPTAAAHAPTASAADDAPPALGDTVADSFGNALFYTTVDGDTLTNVAASFGLSSAKLAGFNGVVADTPLGSGTKLRLIPGPGPITGATGEATEDASGIPTSYVIAAGDTLDGISYRFGISGKQLAEANKVPYVYEQGNTYFIRSGHTIQLQKKPVDSRSGAGDTIHNSFGQPIFYTTVDGDSFDSLGYQFRSTTEQLLMYNPSLSAGMPIPAGTKMRLIPGDLAIEGARGTFTADADGIPLTYTTAVGDTERQVAFRFSVVDLSSANRPLSGTAGSWYEVVDRPNGVLAPGQTVSLALNKPINR